TCAAAGGGAGTACGCCCACCTCAAAAACATTGGATCTGCATGGAAAGCAGATTTCATTTTATGACAAACCTGCCACTGAAATATTTTTTTCTATTGGTCCGGAGAATGGTTATTGGGATTCGTATCACTTAACCTATGGTATCAACAGAAATGCCAATAAAGTCAGTGTCACATATCGCTTCCAGCATAAATTATCTATCTATACGGTTCAAGGTGGTACGGAAAAGAGTGTGGTGGCGAGCAACACCACTATGCAACGCTACGTGTTGCAACCGACAGACAACTGTGCCGCCACGCATTCGATCAGCAGCGAGGACTTCCCGGAGCAAGGAAATATCACTTACCATCTGCGCAATGAACTGGTGCGCACCCCGTCTTCTGGCAGTGTCGGTAGTGCCTATCAAACATGGTCAGTGCAAGTTGAACTGGTGTCGGTGAACACACCGGATCAGGTTCCTCAGCTGTGCACGCGTTATGACAGCCAGCAAGGTAACGTCCAATTCATTACGTTTAACGGTAATAAGGCGGAGGATGGCGGTTTCCCCCTGCCCGACACCCGGCTCAATACGACTTTTGTGCGCGAATTGATTCGCCGGGCCAATGTTAGTTTGGGCACGCTGCTGCACTATACGACTCAAGCAATGCCGCAAGAACCGCAATTACGTGTCGACAGTAGTGCACCCAACGGCCATCTGCAGCCGATGGATTTTACAAGTGCCAACGGCCTGTATTTTTGGGAGCTGTTTTTCCATGTGCCGTACTTGGTCGCCACGCGCTTTAGTAGCGAGAATCAAAACACCGACGCGCAGCACTGGCTGCACTATATCTTCGATCCGGCGGCCAAAGATAAAAACACCGATGCGGTTACCGGTATCACGGCACCCGACTATTGGAACGTCTATCCGCTGTGTCCACCTGAGGATGCAGATGTATCGACGGCCAGCTTTTTGATGCGCGATGCACTCAATCCGGATGCGCAAGCGTATGCCGATCCGGTTATTTATCAAAAAGCGGTATTTATGGCCTATGTGCGCACGCTCATTGCGACGGGTGACAATGCGTATCGGCTGCTCACGCCCGATGGACTGACGGCCGCCCGCGTATTTTATGATCAGGCACGGGAGCTGATGGGACCGTCGCCCACGGTCTCGATGAGCAGCCGTTGGACGCCCAATACGTTGCAGGCCCTCGCGAACCAAAAACACGCGGCGGTGCGTGAATTGGAGCACGAATCGGACGTTCGCTGGTTGGCACTGCCGGCGCGAAATCTGAGTCTGCTCAGTATATTAGACAACCCGAACTTTCGCCCGCCGCTCAATACGCAATTGCTCACGTATTGGCAAATGCTCGAGGCACGGCTGTACAACCTGCGTCATAGCTTAACCCTGGATGGCAAGCCGCTCAGCCTGCCACTGTTTGCGACGCCTGCTGATCCATTGGCGCTGTTGACGCAGCGTGCCCAAGCGGGCTCGCTGGGTAACAGCGCCAATGGCGCTAGTCAAATTATTCTGCCATATCGTTTTCAATCGCTGCTGCCGACGGCGTACCGCGCGGTCGATATGCTCAGCCAGTTTGGCAATACGCTGCTCAGCGTGCTGGAGCGTGGTGAAAATGCCCATCAGCTGGAACTGAGCCAACAACACTTGGTAGACCTGTCCAACTTCACGATCAGCTTGCAGCAGCAAGAGCTGGATGCGCTCAAAGCCGATGTCGACACGCTACAGGCCCAAAAGACGCTGGCGGATCAGCGCTACCAATACTATTTGGATAGCTATAACGACAATATCAGTCGCGCCGAGCAAGAATCGATGGATCTGCAAAATGCCGTCAGTGATATGTCCGTGAGCGAAGCAGCAATGTATGCGGTTGCTGGCGGCCTCGATATGGCGCCGAACGTTTTTGGTCTGGCCAATGGCGGTTCCCGTTGGGGCGCGGCGACGCAGGCCGTCTCGCTTGGCATGAGTGTGGCACGCACCGCGATGGAAGGGAAAGCCGCCCGTCTCGCGCAAAGCGAAGCGTACCGGCGACGGCGCGACGACTGGCGACTTCAGTATGAACAAGCGCAGTTAGAATCCCAGGTGATCGACAAACAACTGCAGGCGCTCGCAATACGGCAAAAAGCCGCTCAAACGGTGATTGACCAAGCCCATACGCAGCAGGCTCAACAACAGGCGATGCTCGATTTTATGAGTTCTCGCTTTACGCAAGCAAGCCTGTATCAGTGGTTGACCAGTCAACTCTCAGCACTATATTACCAAGCGTACGATGCGGTACTGTCACTGTGCATGAACGTGCAGGCGTGCTGGCAATATGAATTGGGGGATTTCAGCACATATTGGGTTCCGACTAACGCGTGGAACGATAGTTACCGTGGGTTGCTGGTCGGCGAGACGTTGTCGCTCAGCCTGCATCGAATGGAGTCTGCCTATTTGGCGCGCAATGATCGTCGGCTCAATATCACCCGGACCTTTTCGCTTAAGACGCTGCTAGACGATAAATTTGACACGCAAAAAGCGCAAGGTAAGTTTGAGTTCACGTTGTCGGAACAGGACTTTGACACCCATTATCCGGGCCATTATGCGCGTTGCTTACAACAGGTTAGTGTCACGCTGCCTACGCTGACCGGCCCTTATCAAGATGTACGGGCATTGCTGACCCAAACGCGCAGCCAAACGCTGTTACAACCGGATATCGACGGTGTCAAATATTTAAACGATAACGCAAGTGGCAGTGGCACACATGTCGTGAATAACTTGCGGCCAAGCCAACAGATTGCGCTGTCCTCGGGCTTGGATGACAGCGGCACGTTTGCGCTGCTTGTGCAGGATGGGCGCTATTTGCCGTTTGAGGGGACCGGCGCGGTGTCCAGTTGGATGCTGACTTTCCCGCGTGCGGTGGAGGAAACGATTGATGGTAAAAAATTGCCCGCTGATCCTGCACAAAAAGCGTCGTTGGACGCGCTTAATGATGTACTTATTCAAGTGCAGTACACCGCCTTGGATGGCGGAGTCAGCTTCACCAATGAGGTCAAGCAAACGTTGATCCCGAGTTAAAGCGCCGGTTTGGCCTGCAGGGGCGTTGTGCTTGCCAAGTCGTGCTCGGACAGCCACGTTAAGCACTTGGTCAAACTCGGGATGGTATGGCCGGTCGGCTAGCGCATAGATGCGAGAGGACACCGAACGGCGTTTTTCTATATTCAGTAGCCTGTTTCTCGAGTACAAACCATGAATACGACTCATCCAGCTGAAATAACTGCGCCTAACGTCAGTGTGCCGTCGCTGTCACTGCCCAAAGGCGGTGGCGCCATTCAGGGGCTGGGCGAGACGCTCAGTGCCGGTGGCGTCAGCGGCACCGCATCTTTGAGCCTGCCATTGCCGCTCACCGAAGTAGGCAGTGCCACGCCGGCGCTAGCGCTCACCTACAGCAGTGGCGCGGGCAATAGCCCATTCGGGCTAGGCATGGCGCTGAGTGTGCCCAGCATTGGCCGGCGCACCGCGAAAGGCGTGCCACGTTACACAGAGACGGACGAATGGGTCGATGCGAGCGGCACAGTACTGGTGCGCGTCGGCGACGCACCAACTCAGACGCTGAACGGTCGCGCGTTTCACGTCACACTGTTCGCGCCGCGCGTCGAGGGCGGTTTTGATCGGCTTGAATACTGGCAAGCGCAAGACGACGCCACGCTCGCCTTTTGGCGTGTGCGAGCCGCAGACGGTGCGCAGCATCTGTTTGGCTATACGGCAGCCGCGCGCTTGGC
This region of Mycetohabitans endofungorum genomic DNA includes:
- a CDS encoding neuraminidase-like domain-containing protein; protein product: MQNALAKRLNESRRDALQAYYRGYVAPTLPGVGDQAVTQDDLYQYLLIDTAVSEEVETSRVAQAIASLQQYLYRIALNQELGFNPMSQDDIASWREIDSQYARWSASQQVSDYPENYILPSTRQDKSHFFEELENSLNQNRLNADRVQDAVLSYLNEFEAVSNLLVINGCCSQTDFGKGTYYFIGRTAAEPHSYYWRSMDLSKNGGTAEHPQITPNCWNDWRAITLPLNSSNVLSWTVRPVFFNNRLYVSWVERDPTPKKKSDGTDVTPEVHAYRVHYGYLRYDGTWSAPNIAELQGFDDRGNSFVLTGGVLEIKEGTDFELTKVDTVAIVDFSRGVTGSTRPEGNLFIGLFVYEGEQNKIPDQSAFLFCDTSFISIKTTGDNVKSDFLIYQQGAVKDGIRYQSLQYNLQGKKYQIVAGSIQKKTSHYDSGIPSNWPGALATPSLSIASDGLTLQVGAELGRCPDETRDGGVWKSLYVFPSGDQTPTGSTSNRMRYHLTAGDASRSIKFSFDGSSYRFYDTKIKYDDTYGNVDIPAGVYKYSTATLPTYMGWWYSWRLVADSSHNIAFKGSTPTSKTLDLHGKQISFYDKPATEIFFSIGPENGYWDSYHLTYGINRNANKVSVTYRFQHKLSIYTVQGGTEKSVVASNTTMQRYVLQPTDNCAATHSISSEDFPEQGNITYHLRNELVRTPSSGSVGSAYQTWSVQVELVSVNTPDQVPQLCTRYDSQQGNVQFITFNGNKAEDGGFPLPDTRLNTTFVRELIRRANVSLGTLLHYTTQAMPQEPQLRVDSSAPNGHLQPMDFTSANGLYFWELFFHVPYLVATRFSSENQNTDAQHWLHYIFDPAAKDKNTDAVTGITAPDYWNVYPLCPPEDADVSTASFLMRDALNPDAQAYADPVIYQKAVFMAYVRTLIATGDNAYRLLTPDGLTAARVFYDQARELMGPSPTVSMSSRWTPNTLQALANQKHAAVRELEHESDVRWLALPARNLSLLSILDNPNFRPPLNTQLLTYWQMLEARLYNLRHSLTLDGKPLSLPLFATPADPLALLTQRAQAGSLGNSANGASQIILPYRFQSLLPTAYRAVDMLSQFGNTLLSVLERGENAHQLELSQQHLVDLSNFTISLQQQELDALKADVDTLQAQKTLADQRYQYYLDSYNDNISRAEQESMDLQNAVSDMSVSEAAMYAVAGGLDMAPNVFGLANGGSRWGAATQAVSLGMSVARTAMEGKAARLAQSEAYRRRRDDWRLQYEQAQLESQVIDKQLQALAIRQKAAQTVIDQAHTQQAQQQAMLDFMSSRFTQASLYQWLTSQLSALYYQAYDAVLSLCMNVQACWQYELGDFSTYWVPTNAWNDSYRGLLVGETLSLSLHRMESAYLARNDRRLNITRTFSLKTLLDDKFDTQKAQGKFEFTLSEQDFDTHYPGHYARCLQQVSVTLPTLTGPYQDVRALLTQTRSQTLLQPDIDGVKYLNDNASGSGTHVVNNLRPSQQIALSSGLDDSGTFALLVQDGRYLPFEGTGAVSSWMLTFPRAVEETIDGKKLPADPAQKASLDALNDVLIQVQYTALDGGVSFTNEVKQTLIPS